In Labrus bergylta chromosome 6, fLabBer1.1, whole genome shotgun sequence, the following proteins share a genomic window:
- the LOC114917199 gene encoding interferon-induced protein with tetratricopeptide repeats 1-like produces MSAAQSQTTLESLQCHFTWDLDCSKPKLLRLTHKMEDFSTEKGNRWLGHNYNLWGFIQYKLGLKEEAKGSFQKAAKTLNKLRNADEGAWLVVNYGNLAWLHHDLGELEESQAYLSKVHALMKKYPSPSQDELHPEIPSPSQDDLHPEIPSPSQDDLHPEIPSPSQDELHPEIPSPSQDKLHPEIYAEKAWTLMFLKKDMNLVVDYFEKAASMQPDMVEWNTSYVIASFNAHKNNNTRLDTDLLEKMRQAKERDPENLYLAALYLEQHAAEVRELAGNVSTLCCSNSGMWTLLNLYRKYISADEAIVLAEKVLKEHPDVRFLKRLVAFCYRWRIVYKSRNYPDPEQSMVDRAIPLHEELLKLYPDDTLENEIDLATIYAKSHHSKDKAEQIYQKLLTNEPAVPKDKQMLYNRYATHLYFNLNDSHRSIEYHMKVAAIPEKSSFRKNSIRVLKKNKDRGIEEFLRNLQEPTQ; encoded by the coding sequence tgctgctcagagtcaaaccacactggagtccctgcagtgccactTCACCTGGGACCTGGACTGCAGCAAGCCAAAACTGTTACGCCTCACGCACaagatggaggacttcagcacagagaaGGGAAACCGCTGGCTGGGCCACAAttacaacctgtgggggttcattcagtataagCTGGGGTTAAAAGAAGAGGCTAAGGGTTCGTTCCAGAAGGCTGCAAAGACCCTCAACAAGCTGAGAAATGCAGATGAGGGTGcttggttagtggtgaactatgggaacctggcctggctgcaccacgACCTGGGAGAGCTAGAGgagagtcaggcttacctgtcaaaggttCATGCCCTGATGAAAAAATACCCATCTCCATCCCAGGACGAGCTCCATCCAGAGATCCCATCTCCATCCCAGgacgacctccatccagagatcccatctccatcccaggacgacctccatccagagatcCCATCTCCATCCCAGGACGAGCTCCATCCAGAGATCCCATCTCCATCCCAGGACAAGCTCCATCCAGAGATCTAcgctgaaaaggcctggaccctgatgttcttAAAAAAGGACATGAATCTGGTGGTTGATTACTTTGAGAAAGCTGCCAGCATGCAGCCGGACATGGTGGAGtggaacaccagctatgtcataGCGTCCTTCAATGCTCATAAGAACAACAACACGAGGCTGGACACTGACCtgttggagaaaatgagacaagccaaggaacgggatccagagaacttgtacctCGCTGCGCTCTACCTTGAGCAACATGCTGCTGAAGTCcgtgagttggctggaaatgtgagcactctgtgctgcagtaaCAGTGGCATGTGGAccttactaaacctttacaGAAAATACATATCTGCTGATGAGGCCATTGTTTTGGCAGAGaaagttctgaaagaacatccagatgtgcgTTTTCTGAAGAGATTAGTTGCATtctgctacagatggaggatAGTTTATAAAAGCAGAAATTACCCTGATCCAGAACAAAGCATGGTGGACAGAGCAATCCCTCTCCACGAGGAGCTACTTAAGCTTTACCCTGATGATACACTCGAAAACGAAATAGACCTCGCAACTATCTatgcaaagtcacatcacagTAAGGacaaagctgagcagatataTCAGAAACTGCTCACAAATGAGCCTGCAGTACctaaagacaaacagatgctaTACAACAGATATGCAACTCATTTATACTTTAATCTAAATGACTCCCACAGGTCGATAGAGTATCACATGAAGGTAGCAGCAATACCAGAAAAATCTTCGTTCCGTAAGAACAGCATCAGAGTCCTGAAGAAGAATAAAGACAGAGGAATtgaggagtttctcagaaacctgcaagagccaacgcagtaa